CGGGAGCACCACCCGGACGTTCGACATCCCGGGGCTGGCCGAGCACGCGCTCGGCATGAAGACCCTGGCCCAGGCCGCCTACCTGCGCGACCACGTCATCGCGCAGCTGGACCTCGCCGCCTTCGCCACCGACCCGGCCGAGCGGGCCGCCCGGATGCGCTTCGTGGTGGTCGGCGGGGGCTACGCGGGCGTCGAGACCGCCGCCTGCCTGCAACGCCTCACCTCGGCGGCCACCGCCCGGTTCCCCCGCCTGGATCCCGCGCTGCTCGAATGGCACCTGGTCGACGTCGCCCCCAAGCTCCTGCCGGAGCTCGGCGACCGGCTCGGCGCCAAGGCCATGGAGACGCTGCGCCGACGGGGCGTACGGTTCTCGCTGAACACCTCGGTGAGCGCCGTCACCCCGGAGGCCGTCACCCTGACGGACGGACGGGTCCTGCCGACCCGGACGCTGGTGTGGACGGCCGGCGTGGCCGCCAGCCCGCTGGTCGGCACGCTCGACACCCCGACCGTCCGAGGCCGTCTGGCCACCACCGCCGAGCTGACCGTGCCCGGTGCACCGGGCGTCTTCGCGGTCGGCGACGCGGCCGCCGTGCCGGATCTCGCGGTCGGCGGCGACGCGATCACCCCGCCGACGGCCCAGCACTCCCAGCGCCAGGGCAAGGCGGTGGCGCGGAACCTGGTCGCGACCCTGCGCGGCACCCCGCTCCAGCCCTACCGCCACCGGGATCTGGGGCTCGTGGTGGACCTCGGAGGCGCCGACGCCGTCTCCAAGCCGCTCGGGGTGGAGCTCTCGGGGGTGCCCGCCCAGCTGGTCGCCCGGGGCTACCACGTGATGGCGCTGCCCACCTTCACGGCCCGGGCCCGGGTGCTGACGAACTGGGCGCTCAACGCCACCACCGGAGACGACTTCGTCCGCACCGGGTTCCAGGAGGGCCGTCCGGCGACGCTCCAGGACTTCGAGCGCATCGGCGCGCGCCCGGCGAAGGACGACGCGGACTGACCCGCCCCGGAGCGCGGACGCGGCCCCGGGCACACCCGCCCGGGGCCGCGCTTGCGCCGCCCGACTCGGGGCATACGGACCTGGCAGCCCCGGGCCTCCGGGGACGGGACCGGAGAGGACGAGGCGCCGATGGAGTCGACGGATCACCGCCTGGCGGGTGGAACCGCGTGGACCCGCCCGCAGTGGAACGGCATACCGACGAGCGTGGCACCGACCAGCGTGGCACCGACCTGCGGGACACCGACGAGCGTGGCACCGACCTGCGGGACACCGGAGGACGGGGCGCGACCGGCCGGGGAGGGGGCGCTGCGGGCCCTCGGCACCGCCACCGCCCGCCATCGCGTGCGGCACACCTCCGCCCGCCTGCGCCGGGCCACCCTGATGGCCGTCGGCCGACTGTCCGGTGTGAACCCCGGCCCCGCACCCGTGCGGGGCTGACGGCCGCTCGCCCCGACGCCGACCGGTCGAGGGCCTGCACCCACGGACGTCCGTGGGTGCAGGCCCTCGACCGGTCGGCGCGGCCTCCCGTCGGCGGGGGCTACCGGCTCCCCTCGACGGGCGGCTACCGGCCCTCGTCCTCCTCGGGGCCCTCCACCACCCGGGCCTGTTCGGCCACGTCCGCCTCGGCGGCCTCGCGGGCCGTCGCACCGGCCGGGTGGTCGTCGCCGTGCGGCAGCAGATCCCGGTGCTGCTCGACCGCGTCGGCCTGCGGTACGTCGGGAGCGATCGTGGACAGGCCGCCCTGCTCCCACCCCGTCCCGGGGTCGGTCGGGTCACTCGGGTCGGTGGTCATGGGTGGGACTCCTTCCGGACGTCGCAAAGAGCGGTGGGGCGGCCGGTACCGGCCGCCGTTCGGGCCTGCCGCCGGCCGGCGCCCGCCGGGGTCGGCGGGCGGTCAGCCGCGCCGCCGGCGCAGCACCAGCACCGCGGCCAGCGCGCCGGCCGCCAGACCGGCCACCATCAGATAGGGCGGCCGGGTCCGCGAGGGATCGGCGTCCGGGCCGCCGTACTCCCGCGTGGCGTCGTGCGCGCGCCCCGGGGCGAAGGCCATCGGTCGAGCTGCCGCGTGCCGGAGCCCGGCCACGACGGCCGCGCCGGCCCGGGCCGCCACTGCGCCGAGCCGCTCCACCGGGCCGGCCTCCTGCGGCTCCGGTTCGGCCGGCTCGGCCGGCTCCTGCGACAGGCCGAGCACGCCCCGGGCGGTCTCGGTGTCACCGAGCAGCAGCTCGGGGTCGTCCGGTACGGGCGTGCCGACGGCGACGTGCGAGTCCGCGTCGCGCAGCGGGTCGGTCCGCGGGTCGGTGTCGAGCTGCCGGTTCTGCTGGGATTCCATGGACATCGACCTTCCGTCGATCGGAGGTGGGGTACCCCTCGCCTTGCCGCCGAACGCGCCGGCAAACCCGTCCCCCGACGATCGCCGCGGGCAGCGGGTCAGCGCTGCTCCTCCCGGCGGTCCTCGCCCCAGAGGGTGTGGAAGGTCCCGTCCCGGTCGACCCGCCGGTAGGTGTGCGCCCCGAAGTAGTCGCGCTGCCCCTGGACGAGGGCGGCCGGCAGCCGCTCGGCGCGCAGGCTGTCGTAGTACGCCAGCGCGGTGGCGAAGCCCGGCGCCGGCACACCGAGTTCGGCAGCCGTCGAGACCACCCGGCGCCAGGCGGACTGCGCACCGCCGAGGGCCTCCCGGAAGTGGTCGTCGGTCAGCAGGGTCGGCAGTCGGCCGTCGGCGTCGTACGCGGCCGTGATCCGGTCCAGGAACGCGGCCCGGATGATGCAGCCGCCGCGCCAGATGGCGGCCGTCGCGCCCAGGTCGACGTCCCACCCGTACTCGGCGCTGCCGGCCTGGATCTGGTGGAAGCCCTGGGCGTAGGCGACCATCTTGGAGGCGTAGAGCGCCTGCTCGACGTCGTCGGCGAACCGGTCGGCCGCGGCGCTGTCCAGCCAGGTCTCGGTCGGGCCGGGCAGGTCCCGGGTCGCGCCGCGCAGCTCGGAGCTGCCGGAGAGCGAGCGGGCGAAGACGGCTTCGGCGATGCCGCTCACCGGCACACCGAGTTCGAGTGCCGTCTGCACCGTCCAGCGGCCGGTGCCCTTCTGCTCGGCCTGGTCCAGGACGACGTCGACGAACGGCCTGCCGGTCGCCGCGTCGGTGTGTGCGAGCACCTCGGCGGTGATCTTGATCAGGTAGGACTCCAGCCGGCCGCCGTTCCAGCCGCGGAAGACACCGGCGATCTCGTCGGGGCGCAGGCCGGCGCCGTGCCGCAGCAGGTCGTAGGCCTCGGCGATCAGCTGCATGTCGGCGTACTCGATGCCGTTGTGCACCATCTTGACGAAGTGGCCCGCCCCGTCGGGCCCGATGTGGGTGCAGCAGGGCGCGCCGTCCACCTTGGCGGAGATCTCCTCCAGCAGCGGCCCGAGCACGCGGTAGGACTCCGCGGTGCCGCCCGGCATGATGCTGGGGCCTTCGAGGGCGCCCTGCTCACCGCCGGAGATGCCGCTGCCGACGAAGTGCAGCCCGTGGGAACGCAGGGCCTTCTCGCGCCGGCGGGTGTCGAGGAAGTGGGCGTTGCCGCCGTCCACCACCACGTCGCCCTCGGCCAGCAGCGGCACCAGTTCGTCGATGACCGCGTCGGTCGGGTCACCCGCCTTGACCATGATCACGATTCGGCGGGGACGCTCCAGCGAGGCCACGAACTGCTCGGTCGTGCGGGCGGGCAGGAAGTCTCCCTCGTGGCCGAACTCCTCTACCAGGGCCGTGGTCCGGGCCTCGGTGCGGTTGTGGAGCGCGACGCGATAGCCGTGCCGGGCGAAATTCCGGGCCAGGTTGCGGCCCATGACGGCCAGTCCGGTGACGCCGACCTGTGCCTGGGACTGCACTGCCATGACGGGTACTCCAAGTCGTCCGGGAGAGGGCATGCCGGGTTCGACTCTGCCCCGTGAGGGGCCGCTCCGCACCCGCAGAGCCGTCCCGGGAGGCCGGGGCGGCCCTGCGGTGCGAGGCCCGGACAGCGGCCCGAGCAGCGGCCCGGCGGGGTCCGCCCCGCCGGGCCGGGCGGGCGATCAGCCCAGGCCGAGCACCGTCCGCAGGGCGTCGCCGAGCACCCGCTCCGGGTCGGTGACGGCCTGCGGCGAACGCCAGGCCACGAATCCGTCCGGGCGCACCAGGACGGCGCCCTCGGCACCGACCCCGTACGACTCGGCCCAGTCGGAGCCGGGCTCGGGCGCCAGGTCGTCGTCCGCGCCGTTGCCGATCCGGTACGCGTCCAGCGGGACGGCGAGCCGGTCGGCCGCCCGACGCGCGGCGGGGTGCCAGGCCGCGCCCTGCGGTCCGGTCAGCAGCACCATCGCCTGCTCGTAGAGGTCCAGCGTGGAGAGCCGGACGCCCGCGCGCAGCAGCCACACGTGCGGCGCCCGACTGCCCGGTTCGCCGCTGAGCCGGAAGTTCTCCGGCACCACCGGCTGCTCCGGATCGCCCCCCGCGACGGCGCCCTGCGGGTAGCGGTAGCCGAGCGCGACCGCCAGCACCCCGGCCTGGCGCCCGGTGCCGGGCACCGCGTCGTAGCCGGGGTGGCGGTGCTCGGCCGAGCGGGCGGAGGCACGCTCGCCGGTGACCCGGGCGACCGGGCGGCGCTCGGTGGTGTAGGTCTCCAGCAGCGAGGGGCCGGCCCAGCCACCGAGGACGGCGGCGAGCTTCCAGGCCAGGTTGTGCGCGTCCTGGATGCCGGTGTTGGAGCCGAACGCCCCGGTCGGGGACATCTCGTGGGCCGAGTCCCCGGCGAGGAAGACCCGCCCCTCGGAGTACCGGTCGGCGACCCGTTCGGCCGCGTGCCAGGGGGCCTTTCCGGTGATCTCCACCTCCAGCTCGGGGACACCGGTCGCGGTCCGGATGTGCTCGATGCAGCGCTCGTCGGTGAAGGACTCCATCGGCTCGCCCTGCTCGGGGTGCCACGGCGCGTGGAAGACCCAGTGCTCGCGGTTGTCGACCGGCAGCAGCGCACCGGGCCCCTGAGGATTGGTCAGGTAGCAGGCGATGAAGAGCCGGTCGCCGACCACGTCCGGCAGCCGCTTGGCGCGGAAGGTGATGCTGACGTTGTGGAACAGCTCGCCCTTGCCGGCCTGGCCGATGCCGAGCCGCTCGCGGACGGGGCTGCGCGGGCCGTCCGCCGCGATCAGGTACTGGGCCCGCACGGTCCGCTCCTCGCCGGTCTCCCGGCTGCGCAGCAGGGCGCTCACCCCGTCCGCGTCCTGCTCGAAGGAGATCAGCTCCGTCCCGAAGCGGATCTCCCCACCGAGGTCGCGGGCCTGGCGCAGCAGGACCGGCTCCAGGTCGTTCTGGCTGCACAGGCACCAGGACGACGGGCTGAAGCGGGCCAGCGCCCCGCCCGGGTCGATCTCCCGGAAGAGCCACTCCTGCTCGGCCCCGGTCAGGGTGTCGGCCTGGAGGATGCCGTGGTTGTCCGCCAGCACCGAGGCGGCCTCGCGGACGCCCGGTTCGGCGCCGGCGACCCGCAGCAGTTCCATCGTCCGGACGTTGTTGCCGCGTCCACGCGGGTGATGCGAGGTGCCCGTGTGCTTCTCGACCAGCAGGTGTCTGACACCCAGTCGGCCCAGGAAGAGGGAGGCCGACAGCCCTACCAGCGACCCGCCCACGATCAGGACCGGGACCCGGTCGTCCGCCTTCGGATTCATCAATTGCTCCAGCCTGTACGGGATGTACGGCTCGGCGGCGCTCTCGCGGCCGGCCGTCGGCGGGGCCCCGGACGCGGGTGCCCCGTCCTTCCATCCCCCGTCTGCGGGGGGTTGTCCGCCCTCTTCGCTCGGATGGCTCGCATATCTCGCGCCACCGGCGGCGGCGTCGCACGATCGAGCTCGGGCCTGGACCCCGGATCCCGGACGGCGCGTCACGGATCCCGGCGGCAGCGGCCCGCACCTGCCGGACCACCGGACGGGCGCCCCGTCCTTCCGCCCTCCGGAGCACCGTCCGTCCCGGGCCGCCCGCCCCGCCCGGCCCGGGACACCGCACCGACCGCCCGACCGCCGCCCGACCAGCCGCCGCCCGACCGCCCGAACCACCGCCCCCGCCGCACTCCCGCCCGGCCCCCGGACCCGGCCGACCAGCTCGACCGCCGCCGCAGCCGCGGCCCCAGCAGAAAGTGGATCATGACGACTCTCTCCGAACCCCAGGTGCACCAGCAGCTCGCCGAGCTCGACGACTCCCGGCTCCGCGTGGTGCTGATGCTGGAGATCCAGGACGGCGCCCAGCAGCGCTTCCTGGACGTGTACGAGGAGCTGCGGCACCGGGTGGCCTCGGTGCCCGGCCACGTCAGCGACC
The sequence above is drawn from the Kitasatospora sp. NBC_00315 genome and encodes:
- the gndA gene encoding NADP-dependent phosphogluconate dehydrogenase, translating into MQSQAQVGVTGLAVMGRNLARNFARHGYRVALHNRTEARTTALVEEFGHEGDFLPARTTEQFVASLERPRRIVIMVKAGDPTDAVIDELVPLLAEGDVVVDGGNAHFLDTRRREKALRSHGLHFVGSGISGGEQGALEGPSIMPGGTAESYRVLGPLLEEISAKVDGAPCCTHIGPDGAGHFVKMVHNGIEYADMQLIAEAYDLLRHGAGLRPDEIAGVFRGWNGGRLESYLIKITAEVLAHTDAATGRPFVDVVLDQAEQKGTGRWTVQTALELGVPVSGIAEAVFARSLSGSSELRGATRDLPGPTETWLDSAAADRFADDVEQALYASKMVAYAQGFHQIQAGSAEYGWDVDLGATAAIWRGGCIIRAAFLDRITAAYDADGRLPTLLTDDHFREALGGAQSAWRRVVSTAAELGVPAPGFATALAYYDSLRAERLPAALVQGQRDYFGAHTYRRVDRDGTFHTLWGEDRREEQR
- a CDS encoding NAD(P)/FAD-dependent oxidoreductase, with amino-acid sequence MPVTRPRIVVVGGGFAGVECLHRLERALSPAEAELTLVTPTDYQLYLPLLPHVAAGVLTPQSVAVSLRRRLRRTRIVPGGATGVDSAARTVEVRTTAGTTAHLPYDHLVLAAGSTTRTFDIPGLAEHALGMKTLAQAAYLRDHVIAQLDLAAFATDPAERAARMRFVVVGGGYAGVETAACLQRLTSAATARFPRLDPALLEWHLVDVAPKLLPELGDRLGAKAMETLRRRGVRFSLNTSVSAVTPEAVTLTDGRVLPTRTLVWTAGVAASPLVGTLDTPTVRGRLATTAELTVPGAPGVFAVGDAAAVPDLAVGGDAITPPTAQHSQRQGKAVARNLVATLRGTPLQPYRHRDLGLVVDLGGADAVSKPLGVELSGVPAQLVARGYHVMALPTFTARARVLTNWALNATTGDDFVRTGFQEGRPATLQDFERIGARPAKDDAD
- a CDS encoding FAD-dependent monooxygenase, which codes for MNPKADDRVPVLIVGGSLVGLSASLFLGRLGVRHLLVEKHTGTSHHPRGRGNNVRTMELLRVAGAEPGVREAASVLADNHGILQADTLTGAEQEWLFREIDPGGALARFSPSSWCLCSQNDLEPVLLRQARDLGGEIRFGTELISFEQDADGVSALLRSRETGEERTVRAQYLIAADGPRSPVRERLGIGQAGKGELFHNVSITFRAKRLPDVVGDRLFIACYLTNPQGPGALLPVDNREHWVFHAPWHPEQGEPMESFTDERCIEHIRTATGVPELEVEITGKAPWHAAERVADRYSEGRVFLAGDSAHEMSPTGAFGSNTGIQDAHNLAWKLAAVLGGWAGPSLLETYTTERRPVARVTGERASARSAEHRHPGYDAVPGTGRQAGVLAVALGYRYPQGAVAGGDPEQPVVPENFRLSGEPGSRAPHVWLLRAGVRLSTLDLYEQAMVLLTGPQGAAWHPAARRAADRLAVPLDAYRIGNGADDDLAPEPGSDWAESYGVGAEGAVLVRPDGFVAWRSPQAVTDPERVLGDALRTVLGLG